CGGGTGCGGGTATTGTCGTGAAAACAAAAAGTGCGTAGTTGACGATTCTGTAAATAGTTTCGCTCAAACGGCGGCAAAGGCTGACGGATTTATTTTCGGTTCGCCGGTTCATTACGCCGCGGCAAGCGGAGGAATCACCGCGTTTATGGACCGCCTTTTTTATTCGTCGTCGTACGCATTGGAATATAAACCCGCCGCCGCGATAATTTCTTGCAGAAGAGGCGGGGCGAGCGCCGCTTTCGACCAATTAAACAAATATTTTACCATAAACAATATGCCGATCGTTTCGTCACAATATTGGAATATGGTTCACGGAAACACGCCGGAGGAAGTTGAAAAGGATTTGGAAGGT
This is a stretch of genomic DNA from Chitinispirillales bacterium. It encodes these proteins:
- a CDS encoding flavodoxin family protein codes for the protein MKILLINGSPRSSGCTFRALCEIERELKNESVSTEIFQIGANAISGCRGCGYCRENKKCVVDDSVNSFAQTAAKADGFIFGSPVHYAAASGGITAFMDRLFYSSSYALEYKPAAAIISCRRGGASAAFDQLNKYFTINNMPIVSSQYWNMVHGNTPEEVEKDLEGLQIMRTLGKNMAWLLKSIEAGAKAGIAYPKKEEKVKTNFIR